Proteins found in one Triticum aestivum cultivar Chinese Spring chromosome 4D, IWGSC CS RefSeq v2.1, whole genome shotgun sequence genomic segment:
- the LOC123100338 gene encoding protein indeterminate-domain 12-like: MSHTSEEESLSSFQQQPKLEVGAAGPSRGDPAAMPVVKKRRGHPGNPDPDVEVVALSPKTLVATNRYICEVCHKGFQRDQNLQLHRRGHNLPWKLKQRSSTDAKKKVYICPEVTCPHHDATRALGDLTGIKKHFSRKHGEKKWKCDRCSKKYAVQSDWKAHTKICGTKEYRCDCGTIFSRKDSFITHRAFCDVLAEDNSRVNHSLATMVGSLHGQHDMYSHGVPSPTDMVANMSSNDHNSDMHLRSLSPYALITRNTALFSNQIPPKDPGFPLDGSASGYPYMSMNSPYMSATALLQKAAEMGAKTSQDPISPLLLKGFANNFTSARDHMGISSGSQGDSMGNSAANSVCMKAAEDESMNGHNNILINSAWTSGMMTPTTVPLIGLMNNPFSMRQEKESPQIMPDIQTQHNRQENISGVGDAGLTQDFLGLGGNGNLDISSGTYNTDVTALSYSDEQQKNQEHMYSYHESSLDSTALDKPMWDS; encoded by the exons ATCCAGACGTGGAAGTAGTAGCTTTATCACCCAAGACACTCGTTGCGACAAACCGATACATATGTGAAGTCTGCCATAAGGGATTCCAGAGAGACCAGAACCTCCAGCTCCACAGGAGGGGGCATAACCTGCCATGGAAGCTCAAGCAGAGAAGCAGCACTGACGCCAAGAAGAAGGTGTATATCTGCCCCGAGGTCACCTGCCCGCACCATGATGCAACCCGAGCTTTGGGTGATCTCACGGGCATAAAAAAACACTTCTCTAGGAAGCATGGGGAGAAGAAGTGGAAGTGCGACCGATGTTCGAAGAAGTATGCTGTACAATCTGATTGGAAGGCTCACACTAAGATCTGTGGCACCAAGGAGTACCGATGTGATTGCGGAACTATCTTCTCAAG AAAGGATAGCTTCATCACGCATCGGGCCTTCTGCGATGTATTAGCCGAAGACAACTCAAGGGTTAACCACAGCCTTGCCACAATGGTGGGAAGTCTGCATGGTCAGCATGACATGTATTCACATGGGGTGCCTAGCCCCACTGATATGGTTGCAAACATGTCCAGCAACGACCATAACTCAGACATGCATCTAAGATCTTTATCTCCTTATGCTCTCATCACAAGGAACACTGCCTTGTTCTCCAACCAGATACCACCCAAGGATCCAGGATTCCCACTTGATGGAAGTGCATCAGGCTACCCTTACATGTCCATGAACTCCCCATACATGTCCGCGACAGCCCTGCTACAGAAAGCTGCAGAGATGGGAGCAAAGACCAGCCAGGATCCCATTTCACCGTTGCTTTTGAAAGGCTTCGCAAACAACTTCACCAGTGCTAGAGACCATATGGGCATATCTTCTGGAAGCCAAGGAGATTCTATGGGGAATTCAGCAGCTAACAGTGTTTGCATGAAGGCTGCTGAAGATGAGAGCATGAATGGTCACAACAATATCTTGATCAACTCAGCATGGACCAGCGGCATGATGACACCGACTACCGTGCCTTTAATTGGGCTCATGAACAATCCATTTTCCATGAGACAAGAGAAGGAGAGCCCTCAGATTATGCCTGATATCCAGACGCAGCACAACAGACAGGAAAACATTTCAGGGGTAGGAGATGCGGGCCTAACACAGGACTTTCTAGGGTTAGGAGGCAACGGAAATTTGGATATAAGCTCTGGGACCTATAATACGGATGTGACAGCATTGAGCTATTCCGATGAGCAACAGAAAAATCAGGAGCATATGTATTCTTACCATGAATCATCGCTTGACTCCACTGCATTGGACAAACCTATGTGGGATTCATGA